The Acholeplasma laidlawii PG-8A DNA window CATGGATCATTGATTACGCGGTCAAAAAACATAATGTAGTTATCAAATCCACTATAGATATACTTACCCTCAGTCCAAGAGAATTTTTGGAATGTCAAAACAATAGTATCGATGTTAACATACCCAAAGAACAGTAGAAACTGTAATACAGGGTATGCTAACATAAGCGTAATAAAAATGCGTTGTTTAGTCTTTTTCTTAAATATTCTCTTTTTCTTTATTTCGATACTTTTTTCCACTTAGTTTATCCTGCTATTTCTGATTGCCATTTTGACCAGTTGGCTTTAATGTGATCATAACTTTCTATAAAGATGTTACGAACATTATATTCATTACCTGCCGCTAACCAACCTTCTGGGTTTGTTAGATAATCACGGTTATTATAATGATTAAATAATGTTGCATAATATTGTAGATTTTGTGGTGGCCATTCTAGTCCCACTTTACCTTCTAGTATCATGAGTGAATTACTATAAAGGTTGAATTTTTGACTGTTTTGGTTAATTTCAATAATTGATTTAGAAAACTCTGATAGGTTTGAACTATCTAATTCTACCGTGTCATAGTTCATAGCAAGTAATACACCATTAGTTTTTTCTGTGAATGTTGCAATACTTTCATCTTTTGCTAGGAAGAGTAAGAACTTCTTAGCAAGCTCTTTATTTGGGGCTTTCTTAGGGATAATAATTGAGTCACCAGCACCAACAGTGTAGTTTACTCTAATTGGGTTGCCTTCATTATCTGTTTTAGCACCTGCTACAAATGGTGCTGGCATCATACGCATTTCCATAATATCCGGATTGATATTAGAAATCATTTCTGATTCTAACCATTGTGCATTAGGAATCATTGCTGCATAGCCATTTAAGAAGTCCATTTGAGCTGCCATATATTGTTTACCAACAGAATCCTCAACAGAATACAATGGATTTTTAGCAACCAGGTTCGTCCAAGCTTCTAAAGCCTTGTAGTGACCTTGATTGGTTTCAGGGTTAAAGATTTCACTAGATTCTGCTTTTTTATAATCATTAAAGAATTCTGTACCATTGATTTGAGCCCACCAGTCAAATACTAAGTAATCCCAGTAGTAAGTTTCTTGACTCCATACAAATGGTTTAATAGTAGCTGCATTAGGTTTTAAATCTGTTGGATCTACTTTGATTTTTGCATTATAGATAGTTTCTGATAATGCCACTAATTCATCATAAGTTTCTGGAACTTCCCAACCGTTTTCTCTAAACATTTTAGCGTTATATACAATACCACCTACACCGTTTGTCCAAGGTAATTTATAGTACTTACCACCAAACTTAGCTGTTTGAAGTAAACTTTGGTCTACTTTATCTTTTAATAAGACACCATCTTCTACTTCTTGTTCCATTAGATCATCTAGTGGTTCAATATGTCCTTGAACCGCTAAAAACTCCCAGTTAATACCGTGGGAAAAGAAAATGTCATCGTTTGAACCGTTTTGTAATCTGTTAGGAATATCAGATGCTAAATCTGGATTTGCCTCTACTGTTACAGTTACACCTGGGTTCTCTGCTTCAAATTGTCTAGCTAGTGTATTGATCCATACTTGACCATAACCACCTAAATAGACAGAAATCTTCAAACTATTTGGATCACTT harbors:
- a CDS encoding ABC transporter substrate-binding protein, which codes for MKKIFLSLIALSALILASCTTSDPNSLKISVYLGGYGQVWINTLARQFEAENPGVTVTVEANPDLASDIPNRLQNGSNDDIFFSHGINWEFLAVQGHIEPLDDLMEQEVEDGVLLKDKVDQSLLQTAKFGGKYYKLPWTNGVGGIVYNAKMFRENGWEVPETYDELVALSETIYNAKIKVDPTDLKPNAATIKPFVWSQETYYWDYLVFDWWAQINGTEFFNDYKKAESSEIFNPETNQGHYKALEAWTNLVAKNPLYSVEDSVGKQYMAAQMDFLNGYAAMIPNAQWLESEMISNINPDIMEMRMMPAPFVAGAKTDNEGNPIRVNYTVGAGDSIIIPKKAPNKELAKKFLLFLAKDESIATFTEKTNGVLLAMNYDTVELDSSNLSEFSKSIIEINQNSQKFNLYSNSLMILEGKVGLEWPPQNLQYYATLFNHYNNRDYLTNPEGWLAAGNEYNVRNIFIESYDHIKANWSKWQSEIAG